One stretch of Amycolatopsis sp. NBC_00345 DNA includes these proteins:
- a CDS encoding IS5/IS1182 family transposase produces the protein MISCGATLDGARELALFVAGVLGAERRRRGTRRGRRALTPYRQAVLVLRWFRDATPVHWLAADHHISIATAYRYLHEAITALDAHTPDLHQVLQQRRAAGDTHVILDGTPIPAARVAATTIKTKGKNRGATVHLWYSGKHRSFGGNIQFLAGADGFPLWASPVLPGSRNDLSATGILTPVKKATGQPPLATDQQTSNLLHTRLRALGERAAALLKTRRQALHRITLCPEHIGTIVQAALVLTHHEHHRRY, from the coding sequence GTGATTTCCTGTGGTGCCACGCTTGACGGGGCGCGCGAGCTGGCCCTGTTCGTCGCCGGCGTGCTGGGTGCCGAGCGCCGGCGCCGGGGCACTCGCCGCGGTCGGCGCGCGTTGACCCCGTATCGGCAGGCAGTGCTGGTGCTGCGCTGGTTCCGGGACGCCACCCCCGTGCACTGGCTCGCTGCCGATCACCACATCAGCATCGCCACCGCCTACCGCTACCTGCACGAAGCCATCACCGCCTTGGATGCCCACACCCCGGACCTGCACCAGGTCCTGCAGCAACGCCGGGCCGCCGGCGACACCCACGTGATCCTCGACGGCACCCCCATCCCCGCCGCACGCGTCGCGGCCACCACCATCAAGACCAAGGGGAAGAACCGCGGGGCCACGGTGCATCTGTGGTACTCGGGTAAGCACCGCAGCTTCGGCGGGAACATCCAATTCCTGGCCGGCGCCGACGGATTCCCACTCTGGGCCTCCCCGGTACTGCCCGGCTCCCGCAACGACCTCTCCGCCACCGGCATCCTGACACCGGTCAAGAAAGCCACCGGCCAACCACCCCTCGCCACCGACCAGCAGACCAGCAACCTGCTCCACACCCGGCTACGCGCTCTCGGCGAACGCGCCGCCGCGCTCCTCAAAACCCGCCGGCAAGCCCTGCACCGCATCACCCTCTGCCCCGAACACATCGGCACCATCGTCCAAGCAGCACTCGTCCTCACCCACCACGAACACCACAGACGCTACTGA
- the dnaE gene encoding DNA polymerase III subunit alpha → MLDGAAKVKPLLAEAERLEMPAIAMTDHGTMSAAAEFYRVAKKSPVKPIIGVEAYVAPESRFHKKPVFWGQRNQRGSDEFGEGGDVSGAGSYTHMTMWARNSDGLRNLLRMSSLASFEGYYRKPRMDRDLLVEHHEGIMATTGCPSGEVQTRLRLGQREQAIQAASDYKDLFGADNFFLELMDHGLPIERSVREGLLEIGRLLDLKPVATNDSHYVTQDQAEAHSALLCVQAGKTLNDPTRFKFDGDGYYLKSADAMREYWDKEVPGAADNTLLIAERVESYADVFDFKDRMPRFPVPEGKTEDDLLREEVDKFVPSRFPGGLNQEYKDRIDRELGIMAKMGFSAYFLVVGDLVRWAKNEKIRVGPGRGSATGSLVAFILHITDLDPIEHSLLFERFLNPERVSPPDIDLDFDDRRRGEVLQYTIEKWGAENVAQVITFGTIKTKAAIKDSARVHFGQPGFSIADRITKALPPPIAAQDIPLSGIFDPQHERYKEATEVRTLTDTDPEVSQIMGTARGLEGLIRNAGVHACAVILSSEPLLDVIPLWRRDDGSTITGFDYPSCEDMGLLKMDFLGLSTLTIIEDTVRAVKENHGRDIDLATLELDDKKTYELLARGDTLGVFQLDGAAMRSLLRAMAPTHFGDIAAVLALYRPGPMAANAHTDYAERSNGRQRITPIHPDLKDALEPILGETYHLLVYQEQVMAIAQQLAGYSLGGADLLRRAMGKKKKEIIEKEFEQFRAGMLGKGFSEQACQTLWDVMLPFAGYAFNKSHTAGYGLVSYWTAYLKANYPAEFMAAQLTSNGDNKDKSAIYLAECRRMGIKVLPPCVNQSNLQFRAIGSDIRFGLGAVRNVGANVVDSIVKTRKAKGEYTSFSDFLDKSELVACNKRVLESLIKAGGFDSFDTTRLSMVKVHEDAVEAVVPLKRQEAMGQFDLFGFGGEEDGDAEVAASSSPLAHLKFEDEEYPRKQLLAYERDMLGLYVSAHPLDGAERILRQHAPKPIAALIDDAPKEGEVVLSGMISVVDRRVNKKGEPWAIVAVEDLDASMEVLFFAKSYSMWQAELVQDSAVAIKGRVNWRDDKMSVFGGNVITLDISDAERNPSDGPPPFVIRADAVKIDRDVVAELRGTLTAHRGDTPVHLVLAGSRETVFVLDNYSVNATASLAGELKGIRGISIGA, encoded by the coding sequence ATGCTGGACGGCGCGGCCAAGGTCAAGCCCCTGCTCGCCGAGGCCGAGCGGCTGGAGATGCCGGCGATCGCGATGACCGACCACGGGACGATGTCCGCGGCCGCCGAGTTCTACCGGGTCGCGAAGAAGAGCCCGGTCAAGCCGATCATCGGGGTCGAGGCCTACGTGGCGCCGGAGAGCCGGTTCCACAAGAAGCCGGTGTTCTGGGGGCAGCGCAACCAGCGCGGGTCGGACGAGTTCGGTGAGGGCGGCGACGTCTCCGGCGCGGGCTCGTACACGCACATGACGATGTGGGCGCGCAACTCCGACGGCCTGCGGAACCTGCTCCGGATGTCCTCGCTGGCGTCGTTCGAGGGCTACTACCGCAAGCCGCGCATGGACCGCGACCTGCTGGTCGAGCACCACGAAGGCATCATGGCCACCACCGGCTGCCCGTCCGGCGAAGTGCAGACGCGGCTGCGGCTGGGCCAGCGTGAGCAGGCGATCCAGGCGGCATCGGACTACAAGGACCTCTTCGGCGCGGACAACTTCTTCCTCGAGCTGATGGACCACGGCCTGCCGATCGAGCGGTCGGTGCGCGAGGGCCTGCTCGAGATCGGCCGGCTGCTCGACCTGAAGCCGGTGGCGACCAACGACTCGCACTACGTCACCCAGGACCAGGCCGAAGCGCACTCGGCGCTGCTGTGCGTGCAGGCGGGCAAGACCCTCAACGACCCGACCCGGTTCAAGTTCGACGGCGACGGCTATTACCTCAAGTCGGCCGACGCGATGCGGGAGTACTGGGACAAGGAGGTCCCGGGCGCCGCGGACAACACCCTGCTGATCGCCGAGCGGGTCGAGTCCTACGCCGACGTGTTCGACTTCAAGGACCGGATGCCGCGGTTCCCGGTGCCCGAGGGCAAGACCGAGGACGACCTGCTGCGCGAAGAGGTCGACAAGTTCGTCCCGAGCCGGTTCCCGGGCGGCCTGAACCAGGAGTACAAGGACCGGATCGACCGTGAGCTGGGCATCATGGCGAAGATGGGCTTCTCGGCCTACTTCCTCGTGGTCGGCGACCTGGTGCGGTGGGCGAAGAACGAGAAGATCCGGGTCGGCCCCGGCCGTGGCTCGGCCACCGGTTCGCTGGTCGCCTTCATCCTGCACATCACCGACCTCGACCCGATCGAGCACAGCCTGCTGTTCGAACGGTTCCTCAACCCCGAGCGCGTCAGCCCGCCCGACATCGACCTCGACTTCGACGACCGCCGCCGCGGCGAGGTCCTGCAGTACACGATCGAAAAGTGGGGCGCGGAGAACGTCGCCCAGGTCATCACCTTCGGCACGATCAAGACCAAGGCCGCGATCAAGGACTCGGCGCGGGTGCACTTCGGGCAGCCCGGCTTCTCCATCGCCGACCGGATCACCAAGGCTCTGCCCCCGCCCATCGCGGCGCAGGACATCCCGCTCTCGGGCATCTTCGACCCCCAGCACGAGCGGTACAAGGAAGCGACCGAAGTCCGCACCCTGACCGACACCGACCCCGAGGTCTCCCAGATCATGGGCACCGCCCGGGGCCTCGAAGGGCTGATCCGCAACGCCGGCGTGCACGCCTGCGCGGTCATCCTCTCGTCCGAGCCGCTGCTGGACGTGATCCCGCTGTGGCGGCGCGACGACGGCTCCACCATCACCGGCTTCGACTACCCCTCGTGTGAAGACATGGGGCTGCTGAAGATGGACTTCCTGGGTCTGTCGACGCTGACCATCATCGAGGACACCGTCCGCGCGGTGAAGGAGAACCACGGCCGGGACATCGACCTCGCCACCCTCGAGCTCGACGACAAGAAGACGTACGAGCTGCTGGCCAGGGGTGACACCCTCGGCGTGTTCCAGCTGGACGGCGCGGCCATGCGGAGCCTGCTGCGCGCGATGGCGCCCACCCACTTCGGTGACATCGCCGCGGTCCTCGCGCTCTACCGGCCGGGTCCGATGGCCGCGAACGCGCACACCGACTACGCCGAGCGCTCGAACGGACGGCAGCGGATCACCCCGATCCACCCCGACCTGAAGGACGCGCTCGAGCCGATCCTCGGCGAGACCTACCACCTGCTGGTCTACCAAGAGCAGGTCATGGCCATCGCGCAGCAGCTCGCCGGCTACAGCCTCGGCGGCGCCGACCTGCTCCGCCGCGCGATGGGTAAGAAGAAGAAAGAGATCATCGAGAAGGAGTTCGAGCAGTTCCGCGCCGGCATGCTCGGCAAGGGCTTCTCCGAACAGGCGTGCCAGACGCTCTGGGACGTCATGCTCCCGTTCGCCGGGTACGCGTTCAACAAGTCCCACACCGCCGGTTACGGGCTGGTGTCGTACTGGACCGCCTACCTCAAGGCCAACTACCCGGCCGAGTTCATGGCGGCCCAGCTGACCTCCAACGGCGACAACAAGGACAAGTCCGCGATCTACCTCGCGGAGTGCCGCCGGATGGGCATCAAGGTCCTGCCGCCGTGCGTGAACCAGTCGAACCTGCAGTTCCGCGCGATCGGCTCCGACATCCGCTTCGGCCTGGGCGCGGTCCGCAACGTCGGCGCCAACGTCGTCGACTCCATCGTCAAGACCCGCAAGGCCAAGGGCGAGTACACCTCGTTCAGCGACTTCCTCGACAAGTCGGAACTGGTCGCCTGCAACAAGCGGGTGCTGGAATCGCTGATCAAGGCCGGCGGGTTCGACTCCTTCGACACGACCCGGCTCTCGATGGTCAAGGTGCACGAGGACGCCGTCGAAGCGGTGGTGCCGCTCAAGCGCCAGGAAGCCATGGGCCAGTTCGACCTGTTCGGCTTCGGCGGCGAAGAGGACGGCGACGCCGAGGTGGCCGCGTCCTCGTCACCGCTGGCCCACCTGAAGTTCGAGGACGAGGAGTACCCGCGCAAGCAGCTGCTCGCCTACGAGCGGGACATGCTCGGCCTGTACGTCTCGGCCCACCCGCTCGACGGCGCGGAGCGCATCCTGCGCCAGCACGCGCCGAAGCCGATCGCGGCGCTGATCGACGACGCGCCCAAGGAAGGCGAAGTCGTGCTGTCCGGCATGATCTCCGTCGTCGACCGCCGGGTCAACAAGAAGGGCGAGCCCTGGGCGATCGTCGCGGTCGAAGACCTCGACGCGTCCATGGAAGTCCTGTTCTTCGCCAAGTCCTACTCGATGTGGCAGGCCGAGCTCGTCCAGGACTCCGCCGTCGCGATCAAGGGCCGGGTCAACTGGCGCGACGACAAGATGTCCGTCTTCGGCGGCAACGTCATCACGCTCGACATCAGCGACGCCGAACGCAATCCCTCGGACGGGCCGCCCCCGTTTGTCATCCGCGCGGACGCCGTGAAGATCGACCGCGACGTCGTCGCCGAGCTACGCGGCACCCTCACGGCCCACCGCGGCGACACCCCCGTGCACCTCGTGCTCGCCGGAAGCCGGGAAACCGTCTTCGTGCTCGACAACTACTCGGTGAACGCGACCGCGTCGCTGGCCGGTGAGCTGAAGGGCATCCGCGGCATCTCGATCGGCGCGTAA
- a CDS encoding TetR/AcrR family transcriptional regulator, which produces MAGRKQFDVDEALRRAMHVFWRWGYSEASIDRLTEGTGLGRSSLYSTFGDKSALFRKSLQRYARTYHPLYDQALSGPHPGPGAVVAAYLQVTLNRIADPAVPDGCLLTVSATQFPALDAEGQAMVRAMIDSLRAMLEQALLAAGADGQEAAELALCTLATNKSLAVLSRAGFSSDDLATVAAAAARLPLSPSRGAAPA; this is translated from the coding sequence ATGGCGGGCCGCAAGCAATTCGACGTGGACGAGGCGCTACGACGCGCGATGCACGTCTTCTGGCGCTGGGGCTATTCGGAGGCCTCGATCGACCGCCTGACCGAGGGCACGGGCCTGGGCCGGAGCTCGCTCTACAGCACCTTCGGCGACAAGAGCGCCCTCTTCCGGAAAAGCCTCCAGCGGTACGCGCGGACCTACCACCCGTTGTACGACCAGGCGCTGTCCGGCCCCCACCCGGGCCCGGGCGCCGTGGTGGCCGCCTACCTGCAGGTCACCCTGAACCGCATCGCCGACCCGGCGGTCCCGGACGGCTGCCTGCTCACGGTGTCGGCAACGCAGTTCCCGGCCCTCGACGCGGAGGGCCAGGCGATGGTCCGCGCCATGATCGACAGTTTGCGGGCGATGCTGGAGCAGGCGTTGCTGGCGGCGGGGGCCGATGGGCAGGAGGCGGCAGAGCTGGCGTTGTGCACGCTGGCAACGAACAAATCCCTGGCGGTGCTGAGTCGCGCCGGCTTCTCGAGCGACGACCTGGCCACCGTCGCCGCAGCCGCCGCCCGCCTGCCACTCAGCCCGAGCCGGGGTGCTGCGCCAGCCTAG
- a CDS encoding alpha/beta fold hydrolase: MGLSSLRLPDGFTDVFTSRLVELNGLRLHAVTGGDGPPLLLVGGWPQTWYAWREVMPALAREHTVVAVDSRGAGLSDKPDDGYDAGTLAADLVALMAALGHDRFDVAGHDIGMWTGYALAADHPGRVGRLAVVDAIIPGLTPAPPAFSPAAVNQRFWHFGFNRLTDLNEELVRGRERLFFGYQFAKKAATPDAIPAYAVDVYVDAIVADPRGLRASFAYYRALDETIAQNEQRKKTRLTLPVLAVGGAQYSGAMAAETMRLAADDVTEVVLDDCGHYVAEEQPARFAEILADFLGGKPAAGVPHG, from the coding sequence ATGGGCTTGAGTTCGCTGCGGCTGCCCGACGGGTTCACCGACGTCTTCACCAGCCGGCTCGTGGAGCTGAACGGGCTGCGGCTGCACGCGGTCACCGGCGGGGACGGCCCGCCGCTGCTGCTGGTCGGCGGGTGGCCGCAGACCTGGTACGCCTGGCGGGAAGTGATGCCCGCGCTCGCCCGCGAGCACACCGTCGTCGCCGTCGACTCGCGCGGGGCCGGGCTCTCCGACAAGCCCGACGACGGTTACGACGCCGGCACGCTGGCCGCCGATCTGGTCGCGCTGATGGCCGCGCTCGGGCACGACCGGTTCGACGTGGCCGGCCACGACATCGGCATGTGGACCGGATACGCCCTCGCCGCCGATCACCCCGGGCGGGTGGGCCGGCTCGCCGTCGTCGACGCCATCATCCCCGGTCTCACGCCGGCCCCGCCGGCCTTCAGCCCGGCCGCGGTCAACCAGCGGTTCTGGCACTTCGGCTTCAACCGGCTGACCGACCTCAACGAGGAGCTGGTCCGGGGGCGGGAGCGGCTCTTCTTCGGCTACCAGTTCGCCAAGAAGGCAGCCACCCCGGACGCGATCCCCGCGTACGCCGTCGATGTCTACGTCGATGCGATCGTCGCGGATCCTCGCGGGCTGCGGGCGAGCTTCGCGTACTACCGGGCGCTGGACGAGACGATCGCGCAGAACGAGCAGCGCAAGAAGACCCGGCTGACGCTGCCGGTGCTCGCCGTCGGCGGCGCGCAGTACAGCGGCGCGATGGCCGCCGAGACGATGCGGCTGGCGGCCGACGACGTCACCGAGGTGGTCCTCGACGACTGCGGCCATTACGTGGCCGAGGAGCAGCCGGCGCGGTTTGCCGAGATCCTGGCGGACTTCCTCGGTGGCAAACCGGCAGCAGGCGTGCCGCACGGCTGA
- a CDS encoding DUF4232 domain-containing protein, whose translation MKLRQAGGRAILLATGALAVAAVAACGGGSQTASGSSAGSTPAAAPETSQDPAGAAGGGQPATANAPHKSGACRAADLKAALGPKQEVPTDEQGQLGAAGTHYSVNLVWTNKSGQACTMQGFGGVDVAGPDQGAAGRPTYSLPRAALTPDTVKLAAGGTAHTTIRYIDPSGSQPGAAQLWTPTHLSVTPPDETTHISVPWTAGTPFYQDAADGAVAASISPVLGGS comes from the coding sequence GTGAAGCTGCGACAGGCAGGCGGGCGGGCGATTCTGCTCGCGACGGGGGCGCTCGCCGTGGCGGCGGTGGCCGCTTGCGGGGGAGGCAGCCAGACGGCGTCGGGCAGCTCTGCCGGCTCCACGCCCGCTGCGGCCCCGGAGACCAGCCAGGACCCGGCCGGAGCAGCCGGCGGGGGCCAGCCGGCCACCGCGAACGCGCCCCACAAGAGCGGCGCGTGCCGGGCCGCCGACCTGAAGGCCGCCTTGGGCCCGAAGCAGGAGGTGCCCACGGACGAGCAGGGTCAGCTCGGCGCCGCCGGCACGCACTACTCGGTCAACCTCGTGTGGACCAACAAATCCGGCCAGGCGTGCACCATGCAGGGCTTCGGCGGGGTCGACGTGGCCGGCCCGGACCAGGGAGCGGCCGGCCGCCCGACGTACTCGCTGCCCCGCGCGGCCCTCACCCCGGACACGGTCAAGCTCGCGGCGGGCGGGACCGCGCACACCACGATCCGGTACATCGACCCGAGCGGCTCCCAGCCCGGCGCCGCTCAGCTGTGGACACCGACCCACCTGTCGGTGACTCCGCCGGACGAGACCACCCACATCTCCGTCCCGTGGACGGCCGGCACGCCGTTCTACCAGGACGCGGCGGACGGCGCCGTCGCCGCCAGCATCTCCCCCGTCCTCGGCGGCTCCTGA
- a CDS encoding GNAT family N-acetyltransferase, with protein sequence METTEVKVRPASAADVAALVELRVANAEAHVALDPGTYRVPSRDVVARHFAAVLADGTGQDAVFVAETPGGRVVGMVEVLRHPGPPEHQILRPEPSADVHTVVLGDVRGGGAGTALLEAAQRWATEQGIRYLSAGIHHRNAGAVRFYHRAGFTDAGLRLVRRLGSAS encoded by the coding sequence GTGGAGACGACAGAGGTGAAGGTTCGGCCGGCGAGCGCGGCGGATGTCGCTGCCCTGGTGGAGTTGCGCGTCGCCAACGCCGAGGCGCACGTGGCTCTCGACCCGGGCACCTACCGCGTCCCGTCGCGGGACGTGGTGGCCCGGCACTTCGCGGCCGTGCTGGCCGACGGCACGGGACAGGACGCGGTTTTCGTCGCCGAGACCCCCGGCGGCCGGGTCGTCGGCATGGTCGAGGTGCTGCGCCACCCCGGGCCGCCGGAGCACCAGATCCTGCGGCCGGAGCCGTCCGCGGACGTCCACACGGTTGTGCTGGGCGACGTCCGCGGCGGGGGAGCCGGCACGGCGCTCCTGGAGGCGGCGCAACGGTGGGCCACCGAGCAGGGGATCCGGTACCTGTCAGCCGGAATCCACCACCGCAACGCCGGCGCGGTGCGCTTCTACCACCGCGCCGGCTTCACGGACGCCGGTCTCCGTTTGGTCAGACGACTGGGCAGTGCCTCGTAA
- a CDS encoding LysR substrate-binding domain-containing protein, producing the protein MFSLEQLQGFVAVAEELHFGRAAARLSMTQPPLSRKIKQLEDELGVLLFDRAHRAIRLTPAGRVFLADARRLLHLSHEAALSARRTPRGESGVVTLGFTATTAYSFLEHVVAAASTELPNVELGLREMVTSAQVEELLEGGIDVGLIRPPVAGADLEATLLYREPLLAALPESHPLATRKAAPSVHDLDGQPFIMYSPSEARYFHEILVSIFRNAEVAPHYVQYLSQVHSMLALVKAGLGIALVPAAATALHYRGLVLRPVTGIDANPVKLGLAWRRSNDNPALAALLPVIGKIAGRHGGLGRVV; encoded by the coding sequence GTGTTCTCCCTAGAGCAGCTTCAGGGCTTCGTCGCGGTCGCCGAGGAGCTGCACTTCGGCCGGGCCGCGGCGCGGCTGTCGATGACCCAGCCGCCGCTGAGCCGCAAGATCAAGCAGCTGGAGGACGAGCTGGGGGTGCTGCTGTTCGACCGCGCGCACCGCGCGATCAGGCTGACCCCGGCGGGCCGGGTCTTCCTCGCCGACGCCCGGCGGCTACTGCACCTTTCGCACGAGGCGGCGCTTTCGGCGCGCCGCACACCCCGCGGCGAATCCGGCGTCGTGACCCTGGGTTTCACCGCGACGACGGCGTACTCGTTCCTCGAACACGTGGTGGCCGCGGCGAGCACCGAGCTGCCGAACGTCGAGCTGGGGCTGCGCGAGATGGTCACCTCGGCCCAGGTCGAGGAGCTGCTGGAAGGCGGCATCGACGTCGGCCTGATCCGGCCACCGGTGGCCGGCGCGGACCTGGAGGCCACCCTGCTCTACCGCGAACCGCTACTGGCCGCACTGCCCGAAAGCCACCCACTCGCGACGCGGAAGGCCGCCCCGAGCGTGCACGACCTCGACGGTCAGCCGTTCATCATGTACTCGCCTTCGGAGGCGCGGTACTTCCACGAGATCCTGGTCAGCATCTTCCGCAACGCCGAAGTGGCGCCGCACTACGTCCAGTACCTCAGCCAGGTGCACAGCATGCTCGCGCTGGTGAAGGCCGGCCTCGGCATCGCACTGGTCCCCGCCGCGGCAACGGCGCTGCACTACCGCGGGCTGGTGCTGCGCCCGGTCACCGGAATCGACGCGAACCCGGTAAAGCTCGGCCTGGCCTGGCGGCGCAGCAACGACAACCCCGCCCTGGCCGCGCTGCTGCCGGTGATCGGCAAGATCGCCGGACGGCATGGTGGGTTGGGGCGGGTTGTCTAG
- a CDS encoding HNH endonuclease signature motif containing protein, producing MAQLEAEQAADVALFAATGGSARSVAAELALELSMTERRTGADVALAQALTTRLPATFAAFQRGEIDGFKARMIFEPTIALSDEMARQVDAIVATRLTGKNPSSLRAAVNRVVQKVDAEGYERRSRARRRERNVCLIHQDETMSTLLCDLPVEQASAIYTTLDHQARKLRRGDEARTLEQLRADVLVDRLLNRAPGESGIKPVVYVYVDLLTLAGLNEEPAELSGCGTVPAWLARELAADSNSVWRRIITEPDTGQVLSVGRTRYRPPAALADLVQVRDRVCQHPGCRRPSQFSDIDHTRDFAQGGQTAEDNLGPRCRRHHRLKDEPDWSCTTAPGGEGTITTPTGRVYATTPPPLHESRARDTAGGAGREAAA from the coding sequence GTGGCGCAGCTGGAGGCCGAGCAGGCTGCTGATGTCGCGTTGTTCGCGGCGACAGGTGGTTCTGCCCGGTCCGTCGCGGCCGAGTTGGCGTTGGAGTTGTCGATGACAGAACGGCGCACCGGGGCCGATGTCGCGTTGGCGCAGGCACTGACAACCCGGCTCCCGGCAACGTTCGCGGCGTTCCAGCGTGGGGAGATCGATGGTTTCAAAGCGCGAATGATATTCGAGCCGACCATCGCCTTGTCCGATGAAATGGCTCGCCAGGTCGACGCTATTGTGGCGACCCGGTTGACGGGGAAGAATCCGTCGTCGTTACGGGCCGCCGTGAATCGGGTGGTGCAGAAGGTGGACGCCGAAGGATATGAGCGAAGATCCCGGGCGCGGCGGCGCGAGCGTAACGTCTGCTTGATTCATCAGGATGAGACGATGTCCACGTTGCTGTGCGATCTTCCCGTGGAACAAGCCTCGGCGATCTACACCACCCTCGACCACCAAGCACGGAAGCTCCGTCGCGGAGACGAAGCCCGGACGCTGGAGCAGCTGCGTGCGGACGTCCTGGTCGATCGGCTGCTGAACCGGGCGCCGGGCGAGAGCGGCATCAAGCCCGTTGTCTATGTCTATGTGGACCTTTTGACGCTGGCTGGATTGAACGAGGAGCCCGCCGAGTTGTCGGGTTGTGGCACGGTTCCGGCGTGGCTGGCGAGGGAGCTTGCGGCGGACTCGAATTCGGTGTGGCGGCGGATCATCACCGAGCCCGACACCGGGCAGGTGCTCAGTGTCGGCCGGACCCGCTACCGGCCACCAGCCGCCCTCGCCGACCTGGTGCAGGTGCGGGACCGGGTGTGCCAGCACCCGGGCTGTCGTCGTCCGTCGCAGTTCAGCGATATCGACCACACCCGGGACTTCGCACAGGGCGGCCAGACCGCCGAAGACAACCTTGGCCCGCGTTGTCGGCGACACCACCGCCTCAAAGACGAACCCGACTGGTCCTGCACCACGGCGCCTGGCGGTGAAGGCACGATCACCACACCGACCGGGCGGGTGTATGCGACAACGCCACCGCCACTGCACGAGAGCCGGGCGAGAGACACCGCAGGCGGGGCCGGGCGCGAGGCAGCCGCCTGA